From Euwallacea similis isolate ESF13 chromosome 11, ESF131.1, whole genome shotgun sequence, the proteins below share one genomic window:
- the Hn gene encoding protein henna isoform X1 has translation MMSARETRLIQTSEEKAIDSPQGSPPDVPKLMPGGNYIRIGRDSAKSTYLLFAPPEEEVGVLAKYLNIFKKYDINLLHIESRPSTKMPDLYEFMVECAPSRNLGGAIEDIKGLSQYLQVISRDYRDNADTVPWFPRRIRDLDRFANQILSYGSELDSDHPGFTDPIYRARRKYFADIAYNYRHGQKLPHVEYTKEEVNTWRQVFRQLKTLYPSHACKEHNHVFPLLEENCGYREDNIPQLEDVSNFLRDCTGFTLRPVAGLLSSRDFLAGLAFRVFHSTQYIRHPSKPFYTPEPDVCHELLGHAPLFADPDFAQFSQEIGLASLGAPDDYIEKLATCFWFTVEFGLCREGDDLKAYGAGLLSSYGELQYSLEGKSEYRAFEPAKTAIQKYPITEYQPIYYIAETFEDAKEKMIKYAATIPRPFGVRYNAYTQSVEVLDSKPQIQRLVSNIGSEMSILIDSLKKL, from the exons CCTAAACTTATGCCTGGGGGCAACTACATAAGAATAGGCAGAGACTCGGCTAAAAGCACTTATCTTCTGTTTGCTCCCCCCGAGGAGGAAGTAGGAGTCTTAGCCAAGTACCtcaatatcttcaaaaaatatgatatCAATTTACTGCACATTGAATCCAGACCTTCCACCAAAATGCCTGATTTATACGAGTTTATGGTGGAGTGCGCTCCCTCCAGAAATTTAGGGGGGGCGATTGAAGATATTAAGGGATTGAGTCAGTATTTACAAGTTATCTCTAGGGATTATAGGGACAATGCAG ACACAGTCCCATGGTTCCCGAGACGAATCAGAGATTTGGATCGATTTGCGAACCAAATCCTTTCTTATGGGTCAGAATTGGACTCTGACCATCCAGGGTTTACAGACCCGATCTACAGGGCTagacgaaaatattttgctgaCATAGCTTATAACTACAG GCACGGGCAAAAGCTCCCCCATGTTGAATACACCAAAGAAGAAGTCAATACCTGGAGACAAGTTTTCAGGCAACTGAAGACTCTCTATCCTTCTCATGCCTGCAAAGAGCATAATCACGTGTTTCCTCTTCTAGAAGAGAATTGTGGGTATAGGGAAGACAACATTCCTCAACTAGAGGACGTATCCAATTTCCTCAGAG ATTGTACAGGATTCACCTTGCGTCCAGTCGCAGGGCTTTTGTCCTCCAGGGATTTCTTAGCAGGACTGGCTTTCAGAGTTTTCCACTCCACCCAGTATATTAGACACCCGAGCAAGCCGTTTTACACTCCAGAACCAGATGTATGCCACGAGCTCCTAGGCCACGCCCCTTTGTTTGCTGATCCAGATTTCGCCCAATTTTCCCAAGAAATTGGTTTGGCTTCTTTGGGGGCTCCCGACGATTACATTGAAAAACTGGCAACG TGCTTCTGGTTCACCGTGGAATTCGGTCTGTGTCGCGAAGGAGATGATTTGAAAGCCTATGGAGCTGGCTTATTGTCTTCTTACGGAGAACTTCAGTACTCCTTAGaaggcaaatctgaatatcgAGCTTTCGAGCCTGCCAAAACAGCAATTCAGAAGTACCCAATCACGGAGTACCAGCCGATTTACTACATCGCTGAGACATTTGAGGATGCCAAGGAGAAAATGAT AAAATATGCAGCTACCATTCCAAGACCATTTGGAGTGCGCTACAATGCTTACACCCAAAGTGTTGAAGTCTTGGATTCCAAACCCCAAATTCAAAGATTGGTTAGCAACATCGGGTCCGAAATGTCCATCTTGATAGACTCTCTTAAGAAGCTTTAG
- the Hn gene encoding protein henna isoform X2 yields MEKTDPFKFNPKLMPGGNYIRIGRDSAKSTYLLFAPPEEEVGVLAKYLNIFKKYDINLLHIESRPSTKMPDLYEFMVECAPSRNLGGAIEDIKGLSQYLQVISRDYRDNADTVPWFPRRIRDLDRFANQILSYGSELDSDHPGFTDPIYRARRKYFADIAYNYRHGQKLPHVEYTKEEVNTWRQVFRQLKTLYPSHACKEHNHVFPLLEENCGYREDNIPQLEDVSNFLRDCTGFTLRPVAGLLSSRDFLAGLAFRVFHSTQYIRHPSKPFYTPEPDVCHELLGHAPLFADPDFAQFSQEIGLASLGAPDDYIEKLATCFWFTVEFGLCREGDDLKAYGAGLLSSYGELQYSLEGKSEYRAFEPAKTAIQKYPITEYQPIYYIAETFEDAKEKMIKYAATIPRPFGVRYNAYTQSVEVLDSKPQIQRLVSNIGSEMSILIDSLKKL; encoded by the exons CCTAAACTTATGCCTGGGGGCAACTACATAAGAATAGGCAGAGACTCGGCTAAAAGCACTTATCTTCTGTTTGCTCCCCCCGAGGAGGAAGTAGGAGTCTTAGCCAAGTACCtcaatatcttcaaaaaatatgatatCAATTTACTGCACATTGAATCCAGACCTTCCACCAAAATGCCTGATTTATACGAGTTTATGGTGGAGTGCGCTCCCTCCAGAAATTTAGGGGGGGCGATTGAAGATATTAAGGGATTGAGTCAGTATTTACAAGTTATCTCTAGGGATTATAGGGACAATGCAG ACACAGTCCCATGGTTCCCGAGACGAATCAGAGATTTGGATCGATTTGCGAACCAAATCCTTTCTTATGGGTCAGAATTGGACTCTGACCATCCAGGGTTTACAGACCCGATCTACAGGGCTagacgaaaatattttgctgaCATAGCTTATAACTACAG GCACGGGCAAAAGCTCCCCCATGTTGAATACACCAAAGAAGAAGTCAATACCTGGAGACAAGTTTTCAGGCAACTGAAGACTCTCTATCCTTCTCATGCCTGCAAAGAGCATAATCACGTGTTTCCTCTTCTAGAAGAGAATTGTGGGTATAGGGAAGACAACATTCCTCAACTAGAGGACGTATCCAATTTCCTCAGAG ATTGTACAGGATTCACCTTGCGTCCAGTCGCAGGGCTTTTGTCCTCCAGGGATTTCTTAGCAGGACTGGCTTTCAGAGTTTTCCACTCCACCCAGTATATTAGACACCCGAGCAAGCCGTTTTACACTCCAGAACCAGATGTATGCCACGAGCTCCTAGGCCACGCCCCTTTGTTTGCTGATCCAGATTTCGCCCAATTTTCCCAAGAAATTGGTTTGGCTTCTTTGGGGGCTCCCGACGATTACATTGAAAAACTGGCAACG TGCTTCTGGTTCACCGTGGAATTCGGTCTGTGTCGCGAAGGAGATGATTTGAAAGCCTATGGAGCTGGCTTATTGTCTTCTTACGGAGAACTTCAGTACTCCTTAGaaggcaaatctgaatatcgAGCTTTCGAGCCTGCCAAAACAGCAATTCAGAAGTACCCAATCACGGAGTACCAGCCGATTTACTACATCGCTGAGACATTTGAGGATGCCAAGGAGAAAATGAT AAAATATGCAGCTACCATTCCAAGACCATTTGGAGTGCGCTACAATGCTTACACCCAAAGTGTTGAAGTCTTGGATTCCAAACCCCAAATTCAAAGATTGGTTAGCAACATCGGGTCCGAAATGTCCATCTTGATAGACTCTCTTAAGAAGCTTTAG